DNA from Nymphaea colorata isolate Beijing-Zhang1983 chromosome 4, ASM883128v2, whole genome shotgun sequence:
ggaggtctctctctctctctctctctccccctccctccgcaGCCTTCGTCTCTGTTCATTTGGTGTCGGAGGGCTGCCGGCTAGAAATGGCTGGCCGGCGGCCCCCGTTTATCTCCCTCTTTTTCGAACCATGTAGTCATTGTTTTCTCATTCTGATTCTTTTTAAATGTTTGGGCTGTTGGGTATATACGATCTTAGTCTTTTATCGTTCTGCATGCCCAACgttattttgattttggttTCCTGTATGTTCCGTCTCATAGAAATTCTGTTCGTGGATATTGTATAATAAAAATTCTGACTGCCACTATGCTTTTGTCCGCTCGTGTTAAAACCAAAGAACCTTTGCGTAAGCAGTTGCACAAAATGCAATAAGGTCAGTTCACAGACTCCAGGGTTACCTATATCGAGTTTACAGATGAAATCAAGCCATCATGCTTTTGTAATCCTCATGTATTCAGTTTAGATTGAACCGTGCACCTTATTGTGCATAGATACGCAACTGTGGTTTTTGTTGAGCATTCTTCACAGCTGGGTATTCATAGCTAATTGTTTCCTTTCCCTTTGTAACTTCTGATGGAAATTCTCCTGGTAATAAAAGGTGATGAACTTAAATGGAGAATCACCAAGTTAATGTGCAGGGTTTTCATATTGCTTGAATACTAGGAGCTTCGTGCTTAGTCATTCTTTTTGTGTGAAACAGAAAATGTAGTTCTGGCATTCGCCATTATGGTCAAGGTAGAACCCACGTAAACTGTCATGCATAGGTCACCTTTTCTAAATATAATATAACTGACCCAGGAGTTGGGtcttataacatttctttttcttaatctgCGTTCGATGCGTGCTACCTGAGGTTTTCTGAACCACTACTGACAATAGGAAATTAGTTAGAACTTTAAAACTCTTAACTGAATATCAATACTTTTTATCAGTTTAATgttattggttttttttttttatgttattcacGATTTATTTTGGTACTTGCATGGCTTTATATGTTGCATTACATGTGATGCAATAAGGGTCTTCTACAGTTTTTCAATCTTGATGTTGCAATAAAGCCCTTGTTTTATATGCAACAAGGGTCTTGTACggctcttctttctttaaaaaatattgatatttGCATTGGAGAGTCAATATAGAGATTGCTGTATCTTTTTATATAGTTGTTTACTTATATACTTGTccctttattattattattattattattattttttattttgctgtttACTTATATACTTATTCTTTTAGTTGTTCTTTTGGTTGATGTTAATTGTGCAACTGAACTCTATTAAGACGTAAGATTTTTGAAGGCAGATTGTCAGAACAAGTTGATTTGGACAATCTCACCTGTGGATTATATTATCTTTTAGGAGTTTTTGGTAGGATAGATCGATTTCAGGATGACCCCATGTCTATTTTTACTAGAACAAGTTGATTTGTGAAACCCATGTCCATTTGAACTATTTAGTAAATTTTGTGGTTGTAGAtaagttttgttatttttctttatgaatATAACTTGATTGCTCTTTGCATGTGCATATGTGTATGGAAGATGATTTAACATGGGTTATTACTTATTACAACATGAAGTACCTATTTGTATTGTTGTTTCATTGTATCTCGAgttattatttttcaattttatcattaTTCCTATTAATATTGCATATGTGTATGGAACAAATTGAAACTTATGCTTCAATGCCTCATAGGCCTTGCCTCATGACAAACTGAAAATGCCTCACGTTGCCTCGTTGCCTTTACTAACATTGGTTTTTGATACAGAAGAAAGTCCTCTGTGTTGCTACCACATTCTCTCACGACACCGCATAGCTTTCTCCACCGGTGATAGGTGAGTCTCCCCCTCTTAGCGTCACCAGCCTATCGATTGCTGGCAAGGGCTCGCACctgctttttcttgttcttcttctcctctttttttgGCATCTCATTACAGCATGCTGCTTtgtacttttcttcttcttgtaaaTTTGGTTGAAATTGAATCACATAACATCTGGAAGTTCATAAATGAAACGGTAGCTTGTTAATTCTTATTCCGCTCAATGTGTTTCTTCTCTTATCAGTTATCACAGTCTCAAAGGCATCAATTGTCTGAATGGTTTGAGTTTTATAAATCATTCTGTTTGCAGTAAAATTACTtatttcttgttgaaaatcTTTCCTTGGTACATGCATCTTGAAATTGATGCATCTAATGGGTAACAGGAAGTTCttttagtttcttcttcttcttttcttcattggTCTTCAAGAAAGTCTGAGCTTCAGTCAAAATTACAACATCATCTTGTTGTTATTTGGTAAACTTGTCATCCATTGTTTTGGTTATGGGATTGTTGTAAACAGGAATCTGATTGTGTTAAGATGTTAACTAAATCCtttccatataaaaaatatgGAGTTCTTCCCCTATGAAAAGTGACgttctcctttttgtttttatttgttctttttttttctcctctaaagtattttattttttaagcatGATTTTACTTTAATTCTTCCAGTTTGTTTTGGTTGGTTTCCTGAAACAGTTTTGAGAACTTGGTAATCACAACTTGAGGAATAGATGGCAGGAATTCTTTTTGAGGATATCTTCACCTTGACTAGGATCAATCCTGATGgtaaaaaatttgacaaaggTAATTACTTAATTGCACTTGTATAAgtaaattaaagtttcttagTTTCATTTTAGTCCTTGATGTTCCTTTTCTATCTTTGTGATTGTTGAATAAGTAGTTCTTGTTCAATTGTCAACCCTGTTCATAGTCTTGGTAATTATGGAATTGAAAAGAAGGTTTTGAAGGAGGAAAGAAATTTAGGAGTCATTGAAGGAGGTGGAAGCAAGCTATGAGAGATGCATAGATAAGACAAAGTGGGAAGTGAGAAATAGAaaggatttaagaaatgaattATAGGCTTTATATAATTGTGGTACATTTTGACAAAGCATATGAATATAATGCTTTCACCATTTATAACTTATTAAAGTTGTCCATTCAGGGTAGTTTTATTATATGATTTATAATTTAAACAAGTAATTTGAACTATGACTTTTGGTCAAAATTAAGTtctatatattaaaaaaaaatttgtgcagCTCATAGTTAAGCAACTGTTTTTGGAGAGTGCCTAGTTTCTTGCCTTCACAACATTCTCTTAGGGAATGAGCTTGCCAAGATAATATAGAAGCTTGGTAGCCATGATCAAAATGCTGTTGGAACTACCAGAGCACCTATAGAGGcatatgttatgtttttttggGGACATAATGGCCTAGTGGTCAATTGTTTGCAGGTGAAGCTTGTTTAACACAGTCTGATTGGCTTAATCTGTCTTGTCAACATCCTTCAGTCGAGCAAGTAGTAGATTAAGTTGCTCTATTTGAATTCTTCGGTTTAGTAAATGCAAACCTGGTCAGAGTTTACTCTTTTATCATTTATAATGCATTTTATGGCATTCAAATATCCATTTATTTAATTTCCTTTGCCTCTAACTGATGCTTCTCCTATTTACTTCACAGTTTCTCGAATAGAAGCTCGCAGTGAACAATTTGACATGTACATGCTCCTTGATGTAAATACAGAAATCTATCCTCTTaaagttgatgacaaatttACTATGGTTCTGGCTAGTACTCTAAACTTGGACGGAAGTGCTGATAGTGGGTACTTTGTGCAGGTATTGAGGTGTTTACTGTTTAGATTTTTTCCAATAGTAAAATTAACATGATATCCACTATATCTTGCATAGTCCTGGTTGATCACTAATTTCTGTTTTATCACAGTCTATTTTTTACATTCAAGCCGATTAATAACTagttataatttataaatatagAAGTCATGTTATTCTTTCCTTTTAACCTGAGCAATCTGAAATCTAGTGAAAAATTTTTCTTAGTGGTTGTCCAAATAAGGTTTCtgtacatgcacatgcacaagGAGGCAGTTGGCTAGAAACATTTAGATTTATAAGCCACACAACTGCCAGTCATGACTTAATCTGTTGAAGAGTTTCAGGTTGAATTCTTATTGATGTACCGATGGCTTCATGTCTTTCACATGGAAACTCCATTTGACGCCCCTTCCTTATTCTCTTTCATTGGGAGTTTATGATAATGCATACCCCCTAACTAACCATGTGGCAGTTCCTTTAAATTTTCTGAATTGGTAAGGCTTTAGATAGACATGATAGCCAAAGATAGATATGAAAGGTCTGGACTTGGTCTTCTACACTTTGTTTTCCCCCAAACACTCACCTCTAGTTCATCGGTTTACTCCTCAATCCATTCACACTGCACCGGCCAACAATGTATCAGCGGTTAAGCTATTTAAATCCTGGTAGtgtttttgttctttgaagATTGGTCACATTTTATGTTTCTCTTTTAAAAGTTTCATGGTtaaatcatatatattttttttcctccatgaATTTTCAGGGCCCAAGAAAAACACTTGCTGACAAGTTTGAATATGTGATGCATGGAAAGCTATATAAGATTTCTGAGGAAGGTTCTGGCACGAATGTGAAATTGTATGCTTCCTGCACTCTCTTATGTAGAATAACTGATTTTGCAAATGTATATTGAAAGTGTTGCTTACTTTCACGAGAAGCTCACCCATGTTTTTTTGTGTTGCATTGGTTGTGCCCTATGTCACATAGAATTAAAGGAACTGCCAGATATGCTGGAGACAGAACTTAATGATTTTGAGCATGCTGGAGACAGAACTTAATGATTTTGAGCATGCTGGAGACATAATCCTAATCCTATCTGCATCCTTATACAGGTTTAGAAACATGTAGCATAACAAATTCAGGTTATATAAACTGAGAAAAGCTGAGATCAATTATGTCttgaaagaagaaagcaaacaGTAAAAGGCTAGGGTACTGTGTATATCAGATTTTGGCATGCTGGAGAAAGAATTGACCTATATTACCTAAATATGTACATTTGATGAGTAGGATACAGCTTTTTTGAGCAACTGTATCATATTTCAAGTATGTTGCTGCTTTGAAGTGCTAGACATTGGGCCTTTGAAACTGAATAATGCATAACATGTTTCCCCAAACGAAACTCACCCTTTTCTAGATCAAATTCTCTGTAAGTTACCACCATAGTTGGTGGGACAACATGCATCCCTGGAAGTACCATTTGGAAGTGCAAAGCACGATATGTCCAGAGAATGATAGAAGCAGACTTCCCTCTTTGCTTCTTTTGTAGGAAAAAtacaatttttgttcttttcttatttattgggtttttccttctcttttattAGCTtcctctttgatttttttttttttttttgtctctgaTTCACTTTTTGATATGTTTCTGATTACTTCCATTGGGATCCTAGTGTTTCACTTCCAAAAAATTTTAGGGTATCTTGCTTCTTGCATTACTTCTTGCTTCTGCTTCCTAGATTGGTAGAAAAGAAAGGTGATAAATAATGGTGTGAAACGTGTTAAGGTAGTAGAGCACCTTCATGTCTTCCTAGCTTAACATTGTTTGAAATTCTCAAGTTCATCTCAAGTTTATCTgtgtttcttgctttttcaaTTGTCACAAATTTGTCTCCGATGTCTTGCCTTTTCCATCTTTCCGAAAAATCTTGTCATTCGTCAATGATGTTGTTTGGTGTCAATTTATATGTTAGTTCTTTATGCCCATACTAGACTACTACCATAAAAGtgctgctcttttttttttcttttttcttttgaggatGCTGCTGGAAAGACATAAATTCTGCCTCTTCTCAATTTAGAAAAGTTTGGGAAAATGCCCTGTTATGATGGAGAAGGGACAGGTTTTATACTCTCTTTACTGGTTAGCCAGCTGGGATGAGCTGATGGAGACCAGGAGGCATGAGAAAGTAGCTCAAGATGACGGCCTTCTAACTGAACATATGATGGTTGCCTTGGATATTTTTGTTaaggttttttgaaaatagaccCTTACAGAACATGAATTAACCTGGTATATCAACGACAGACAGGTATATAAAAGTGCTCCAATGTGCATTGTATGTGTAGGCTTCACACAACTGGAAAAATGGTAGCTCAAAGGTTGTAAATGAGTTCTCATGTTTCACTACCTCAATGACTGAACGAGTGCATGTCATTCTTGGGTTTTGTTGTCATTAGGAATGAGAAAAGGTCTCATGTTGGTATTACTATTACAACACATGGTTGgccctttttctttctgaagGCCTAGCACTTGTTGTTGCATATAAAGGGCTAAGACCTGGTGAAAACCTAGAGTATATTCAAGGAAAGTGCACCTGGAGTACAGTCAAGCACATGGTAAGAACCTGTCGCTGATTGTGGCCTTCATGAAACACTAGGATGCTTACCTGTCGCTGGTTGTGGCCTTCATGAAACACTAGGATGCTTAATGTGGAGATCCTAAGAGCTGAACTTGGAGATGTTAAAGGGGACTAATCCTGGCACTGTGTTGACAAAGGATGCCCTTATGACATTATCTGAAGCAGCTCATGTTACCATTTGGTTCTCAACTGGCGTTTTATTCAGCAACCTGTTTTGTGAGGAGCTGCTCCCTATGCCAGTTGGAGGAACTCCAGAGAGGGGTGAACTATAGGTCATGGGAGATGACTTGAAGGCGAGAGGAATACACTTAGAAAAAATTTGTCTCCTTAAGCAACTTCCATAGTAATATAGTGTGTGTATTTAGCTTGTGAGAATGCTTACTGAAGAGCAGTTCCAGAAGTTGGGGATTTCAATAGTCATTTGTTGTTTCCTTTATCAGATGGTTCTAGAGTCAGTAGCTAATGTCCTTTCAGCTGCTGCAAAGCAAGTAGTGGAGTTTATCACTGAACGCTTCCATGTTGGGGATTTGGATCAGCTGTATTGTGGTTTGCTAGAAA
Protein-coding regions in this window:
- the LOC116253615 gene encoding DNA-directed RNA polymerases II, IV and V subunit 8B-like — encoded protein: MAGILFEDIFTLTRINPDGKKFDKVSRIEARSEQFDMYMLLDVNTEIYPLKVDDKFTMVLASTLNLDGSADSGYFVQGPRKTLADKFEYVMHGKLYKISEEGSGTNVKLEIYVSFGGLLMLLQGDPTSNLSNFQLDQRLFLLMRKV